In bacterium, the following are encoded in one genomic region:
- the rpsC gene encoding 30S ribosomal protein S3: MGQKTNPIGFRLGVIKTWNSSWFDEKNFADKLQEDLTLRNYLRKRLPKDARVTKIAIDRIKKETEVITITIHTARPGIVIGRKGKDVDQLREELKKITGKEIRLNISEIKVPEVDSYLVAADIARQIESQIPYRRAMKNATRAAMRMGAEGIRVAMSGRLGGAEMARADRYAEGRVPLHTLRADIDFAYGTAQTTYGQIGVKVWICKGEVLDTMETK; this comes from the coding sequence TTGGGACAGAAAACGAATCCGATCGGTTTCCGGTTGGGAGTCATCAAAACTTGGAACTCGAGCTGGTTTGATGAAAAAAACTTTGCTGACAAACTTCAGGAAGATCTCACGTTGCGTAATTATCTGCGCAAACGTCTTCCCAAAGATGCGCGCGTGACGAAAATCGCCATTGACCGCATCAAAAAGGAAACCGAAGTCATCACGATCACGATCCACACCGCACGCCCGGGTATTGTCATCGGTCGTAAAGGCAAAGATGTCGATCAACTTCGCGAAGAGCTTAAGAAAATCACCGGTAAAGAAATTCGTTTGAATATTTCCGAAATCAAAGTTCCCGAAGTGGATTCGTACCTTGTCGCGGCTGACATTGCACGTCAGATCGAAAGCCAGATTCCCTATCGCCGCGCTATGAAAAATGCGACACGCGCCGCGATGCGTATGGGCGCTGAAGGTATCCGTGTGGCTATGTCCGGTCGCCTTGGCGGCGCCGAAATGGCACGCGCCGACCGCTATGCCGAAGGCCGCGTACCGTTGCATACCTTACGTGCAGATATCGATTTTGCATATGGCACAGCTCAGACCACCTACGGCCAGATCGGCGTCAAAGTGTGGATCTGCAAAGGCGAAGTGCTGGACACGATGGAAACCAAGTAG
- the rplP gene encoding 50S ribosomal protein L16, with protein MLQPKKVKFRRHHRGKMRGKATRGADVSFGTYGLKAMECGWITSRQIEAARIAMTRYIKRGGKIWIRIFPDKPVTKKPLEVRMGSGKGAPEFWVSVIKPGRVMFEIDGVTEELAKEAFRLAAFKLPLKSKFVTRGQVHA; from the coding sequence ATGTTACAACCTAAGAAGGTTAAATTTAGAAGACATCACCGCGGCAAAATGCGCGGCAAAGCTACCCGCGGAGCGGATGTGAGCTTTGGTACCTACGGCCTCAAAGCTATGGAATGCGGATGGATCACAAGCCGTCAGATCGAAGCGGCGCGTATCGCGATGACACGCTATATCAAACGCGGCGGTAAAATTTGGATTCGTATATTTCCCGATAAACCGGTTACGAAAAAACCTTTAGAAGTACGTATGGGATCCGGTAAAGGCGCGCCTGAGTTTTGGGTCTCGGTGATCAAACCCGGCCGTGTCATGTTCGAAATCGACGGTGTGACTGAAGAGCTTGCAAAAGAAGCGTTTCGTTTGGCGGCATTCAAACTTCCGCTCAAGTCGAAATTCGTCACCCGTGGTCAAGTTCACGCGTAA
- the rpmC gene encoding 50S ribosomal protein L29: MKAHEVRGLPVEELKGMINEAETNLVKMRFTNAVGQLEKKTDLRSTKKEIAIVKTVMREETLKTELAEAAKILEAVVSKHQIKGIPTLKGEKLNTDKAALRKAVRLLESNPKRSLFVKEYKALKEIAHG, translated from the coding sequence ATGAAAGCACATGAAGTACGAGGATTGCCCGTCGAAGAATTAAAGGGCATGATCAACGAAGCGGAAACCAATCTGGTCAAGATGCGCTTTACCAATGCGGTAGGCCAGCTGGAAAAGAAAACGGATCTGCGTTCGACCAAAAAAGAAATTGCCATCGTTAAAACCGTCATGCGGGAAGAAACGTTGAAAACCGAATTGGCGGAAGCGGCGAAAATACTGGAAGCCGTGGTAAGTAAACATCAGATCAAAGGTATTCCGACGCTCAAGGGTGAAAAACTCAATACCGACAAAGCGGCTTTGCGTAAAGCGGTACGTCTTTTGGAGTCCAATCCCAAACGTTCCCTTTTTGTCAAGGAATACAAAGCGCTCAAAGAGATCGCGCACGGTTAA